Proteins from a genomic interval of Collinsella sp. zg1085:
- a CDS encoding transketolase: protein MCKLEELEELRWDLRRDCVDIIMAGGGGHIGGDMSVIDALMVLYKRHLRVAPEQVDNPGRDRFILSKGHAMEAYYAVLCDCGFLDSNDVKARFSKFGSPYIGHPNNKLAGIEMNSGSLGHGLPVAVGMALAARMDARPTRVYTIMGDGELAEGSVWEAVMSGAHYKLDNLCVLIDRNRLQISGSTEDVMQQDDVATRWLAFGWHVISVSGHDLYAIDNALEEAKSIKEKPTLIILNTIKGFGSPLMEHKANWHHHLPNQDEYEQIIADFAQHKEVAHA, encoded by the coding sequence ATGTGTAAGCTGGAAGAACTTGAAGAGTTGCGCTGGGATTTGCGCCGTGATTGTGTGGACATTATTATGGCGGGAGGCGGCGGTCATATCGGTGGTGATATGAGCGTTATTGATGCGCTGATGGTTTTGTATAAGCGCCATTTGAGGGTTGCGCCTGAGCAGGTAGATAATCCTGGCCGCGACCGCTTTATTCTATCTAAGGGACACGCGATGGAGGCATACTACGCGGTTCTTTGTGATTGTGGCTTTCTTGATAGTAACGATGTTAAGGCACGGTTCTCAAAGTTTGGGAGTCCATATATCGGACACCCCAACAACAAGCTGGCGGGCATTGAGATGAATTCAGGCTCGTTGGGTCATGGTCTTCCGGTTGCGGTGGGTATGGCACTTGCTGCACGCATGGACGCTCGACCAACGCGGGTTTATACCATTATGGGAGATGGTGAACTTGCAGAAGGCTCGGTGTGGGAGGCTGTTATGAGTGGCGCCCACTATAAGCTTGATAATCTGTGTGTGCTGATTGACCGTAATCGTCTGCAAATCTCTGGTAGCACTGAGGATGTTATGCAGCAAGATGATGTAGCTACTCGCTGGTTAGCCTTTGGTTGGCATGTTATTTCTGTTTCAGGACATGATTTATATGCCATTGATAATGCCCTTGAGGAAGCGAAATCTATTAAAGAAAAGCCAACGCTTATTATTTTGAATACCATAAAAGGCTTTGGTTCACCCCTTATGGAGCATAAAGCAAACTGGCATCATCATCTGCCAAATCAGGACGAATACGAGCAGATTATCGCGGATTTTGCTCAGCATAAGGAGGTAGCTCATGCCTAA
- a CDS encoding LacI family DNA-binding transcriptional regulator — MAKVSIREISRVTGFSPATVSNALNHKRSVSEETAKLIFEAAQSMGYQQPQQLDTIQFVLARKNGKIVDESTFHPAVIEGVERQARYYNMSTSFVSLDFSDVNAIKGEIAQLVSDSSAAIVLLGTELGEADYALFEGAAAHIIVLDGWSNRFAFDSVVISNTDASFSAVNYLIERGHTRIFYLAGDFRVQNFKARELGYHQALEEAGIVWGANWMVHVGTTLESAYTDMSAWLDVVDATELPTAFFADNDVLAVGALRALLEHGLRVPEDISIIGFDDLPFGAFSNPPLTTVHVLKHEVGATAVRRLLGNIKNPKNYTCKTQINTYFVERESVRAL, encoded by the coding sequence ATGGCAAAGGTGAGCATTCGCGAGATTAGTCGTGTAACCGGTTTTTCTCCCGCCACGGTTTCAAATGCGCTCAACCATAAGCGCAGCGTGAGCGAAGAGACAGCAAAGCTTATTTTTGAAGCGGCACAATCAATGGGCTACCAGCAGCCTCAGCAGCTTGATACCATTCAGTTTGTGCTGGCGCGCAAAAATGGCAAGATTGTTGATGAGAGCACCTTTCACCCTGCTGTTATCGAAGGTGTTGAGCGCCAGGCGCGGTACTATAACATGTCAACCTCATTTGTTTCGCTTGATTTTTCTGATGTGAATGCCATTAAAGGAGAAATTGCCCAGCTTGTTAGTGATTCTTCTGCTGCCATTGTGCTGTTAGGCACCGAGCTTGGTGAGGCTGATTATGCTTTATTTGAAGGAGCAGCTGCTCATATTATTGTGCTTGATGGTTGGAGCAATCGCTTTGCCTTTGATTCGGTGGTAATTTCAAATACTGATGCGTCGTTTAGCGCGGTAAATTACCTGATTGAGCGGGGACATACAAGAATTTTTTATCTTGCAGGAGACTTTAGGGTTCAGAATTTCAAGGCGCGTGAGCTTGGATACCATCAGGCGCTTGAAGAAGCAGGAATTGTTTGGGGTGCCAATTGGATGGTGCACGTAGGCACCACACTCGAATCAGCATATACCGATATGTCAGCGTGGCTTGATGTAGTGGATGCAACAGAGCTACCAACGGCATTTTTTGCTGATAATGATGTACTTGCTGTAGGTGCACTCCGTGCGTTGTTAGAGCATGGTTTGCGAGTTCCTGAAGATATTTCAATCATTGGCTTTGATGATTTACCCTTTGGCGCGTTTTCAAATCCTCCATTAACCACCGTACACGTGCTCAAGCATGAGGTGGGTGCAACTGCTGTGCGTCGTTTGCTAGGCAATATTAAAAATCCTAAGAACTATACCTGCAAGACTCAGATAAATACCTACTTTGTAGAGCGAGAAAGCGTACGTGCTTTATAG
- a CDS encoding KUP/HAK/KT family potassium transporter, translating into MDAHTEHAALIEEATEKAQDLRRSHTAIPFSLGMVLVTLGVVYGDIGTSPMYVMKAIVSGGGGLSMVNQELVLGALSLVIWTLTLVTTVKYVLVAMRADNGGEGGIFALYSLVRRYSKWLILPAMLGGAALLADGILTPAVTVTTAIEGLRTIDIGARLIGPNQGKVVLITIAIISLLFVAQRAGTSNIGRAFGPVMTLWFGFLGIAGISLLITNPGVLRALNPWYGVQFLLSPYNRAGLMVLGSVFLATTGAEALYSDMGHVGAKNIYASWPFVKACLILNYLGQGAWLLANADNIELQAIPDLNPFFEMLPEGFRPFAVILSTLAAIIASQALITGSFTIVSEAARLNLMPHLQINYPSDTKGQLYIPLVNTIMWIGCVFVVLLFQSSAHMEAAYGLAITLTMLMTSILLCVYLSKIMKRTAYALIFIVFFGFIEIMFFGSSLTKFLHGGYITLLMTLVLLCVMLVWRRGTAIERTQTVLLPIKEYIPQLGRLRDDASYPLIADNLVFLLNRACHGSIDRDVLYSILDKYPKRARAYWFLNVMVTDEPHTRLYYVDSIGTDFVFNVTLKLGFKENQRINAYLRQIVGDLMASGELPPQNHEYSVYHEPSHVGDFKFCMLRKALTPESDLLHIDHAVMTAKYVIRRICGSPSQWFGLENSATFFEYVPLFVKRRPSAHLERVGATLPSNLQTEPVTLAAEDTTLQTIQLVDEEEAESDEPLEDLFSEGLPAVEHEDLPHTDDAERESEQATAGEHVDN; encoded by the coding sequence ATGGACGCTCATACTGAGCACGCTGCTTTGATTGAAGAGGCTACCGAGAAGGCTCAGGATTTGCGGCGCTCACACACCGCAATTCCTTTCTCTTTAGGAATGGTGCTGGTGACCCTTGGCGTTGTCTATGGCGACATTGGCACCAGCCCTATGTACGTTATGAAAGCAATTGTTAGCGGCGGTGGCGGGCTTTCTATGGTCAACCAAGAGCTGGTACTTGGCGCCCTGTCGCTCGTTATTTGGACCTTGACGCTTGTAACAACCGTGAAATACGTCCTTGTTGCCATGCGTGCTGACAACGGTGGTGAGGGTGGTATTTTTGCACTCTACAGTCTTGTGCGGCGCTATTCTAAGTGGCTTATTTTGCCTGCCATGCTCGGTGGAGCGGCACTCCTAGCCGATGGTATCCTCACACCGGCGGTAACGGTTACCACCGCAATTGAAGGCCTGCGTACTATCGATATTGGCGCACGTCTGATAGGTCCTAACCAGGGAAAAGTTGTACTTATAACCATAGCTATCATCTCTTTGCTCTTTGTGGCACAGCGCGCCGGCACCTCAAATATCGGACGCGCCTTTGGACCGGTTATGACGCTTTGGTTTGGTTTTTTGGGCATTGCAGGCATATCACTGCTCATCACCAATCCAGGCGTATTGCGAGCACTTAACCCTTGGTATGGCGTACAGTTTTTGTTATCACCCTATAATCGTGCCGGACTTATGGTCTTAGGCTCAGTCTTTCTTGCAACCACCGGTGCTGAGGCACTCTACTCTGATATGGGACACGTTGGCGCAAAGAATATTTATGCGTCGTGGCCCTTTGTAAAAGCCTGTCTTATTCTTAACTACCTCGGTCAAGGCGCATGGCTTCTAGCCAATGCTGATAATATTGAACTTCAAGCCATACCAGACCTCAATCCCTTCTTTGAGATGCTGCCTGAGGGTTTTCGTCCCTTTGCTGTTATTCTTTCCACCCTTGCCGCCATCATTGCATCTCAGGCGCTTATCACGGGTTCCTTCACCATTGTGTCTGAGGCAGCACGCCTTAATTTGATGCCTCATCTTCAAATTAACTATCCAAGTGATACCAAAGGTCAGCTCTATATTCCGCTGGTCAATACCATTATGTGGATAGGCTGCGTATTTGTTGTCTTGCTTTTCCAAAGCTCGGCGCACATGGAAGCAGCCTACGGTCTTGCCATCACGCTTACCATGCTCATGACCAGCATCTTACTCTGTGTATATCTTTCTAAGATTATGAAGCGCACCGCATACGCTCTTATTTTCATTGTCTTTTTTGGCTTTATCGAGATTATGTTCTTTGGTTCAAGCCTCACCAAGTTTTTACATGGTGGCTATATCACGCTGCTCATGACATTGGTGCTACTTTGCGTCATGCTTGTGTGGCGTCGGGGAACCGCTATTGAACGCACTCAAACAGTACTTTTGCCCATTAAAGAGTATATCCCGCAACTTGGGCGCTTGCGCGACGATGCAAGCTATCCGCTTATTGCAGATAACCTCGTTTTCCTGCTCAACCGAGCCTGCCATGGAAGCATTGACCGCGACGTTCTATATTCAATTTTGGACAAATATCCCAAGCGCGCACGCGCATATTGGTTCTTGAATGTCATGGTAACTGACGAGCCGCATACCCGTCTGTACTATGTTGACTCCATTGGTACCGACTTTGTCTTTAACGTCACGCTCAAACTTGGCTTCAAAGAAAACCAGCGCATAAACGCTTATCTGCGCCAGATAGTTGGCGACCTCATGGCGAGCGGAGAACTCCCTCCGCAAAACCATGAATATTCGGTTTATCATGAACCTTCTCATGTTGGTGACTTCAAATTCTGCATGCTGCGCAAAGCGCTCACCCCTGAAAGTGACCTGCTTCATATAGATCATGCGGTTATGACTGCAAAATATGTAATTCGCCGCATCTGTGGCTCACCATCACAATGGTTTGGTCTTGAAAACTCAGCAACCTTCTTTGAATATGTTCCGCTCTTTGTAAAGCGCCGTCCAAGCGCGCATCTTGAGCGTGTGGGAGCCACATTGCCCAGCAATTTGCAGACTGAGCCCGTGACTCTTGCCGCTGAGGATACAACTTTGCAAACTATTCAGTTAGTTGATGAAGAAGAGGCTGAGTCTGATGAACCCTTGGAGGATTTGTTCTCAGAAGGCTTACCTGCCGTTGAACATGAAGATTTGCCTCACACCGACGATGCCGAGCGCGAATCCGAGCAAGCTACCGCTGGCGAACATGTAGACAACTAG
- a CDS encoding HAD family hydrolase, which produces MLPWYTDDTKLETVKLIASDMDLTLIADDGSLPPRLTEQILALDAAGITFCAASGRPYYTLRAMFAELEGHMAFLADNGAAIYDRKTPVFQNLIDRETYRRLLQFTKQDGRGCPCVCGINACYIPRTYQHFDDYFRSFYSVIDYRDNLDELDEAVDKYTVFFPEFDSEEIYASCYGPAFNHEFSVTNAGKQWIDIMNQGVNKGSALTMLSARLGISLDDCIAAGDTYNDIQMLELAGHAYVVSNAEPHMDAHGTHRIPSNNDYGVAEVLDAILQAQTNR; this is translated from the coding sequence ATGCTTCCCTGGTATACCGACGACACCAAACTTGAAACCGTCAAGCTCATTGCCAGTGACATGGACCTCACACTTATTGCCGATGATGGTAGTCTTCCGCCACGGCTAACCGAGCAGATTTTAGCCCTTGATGCAGCCGGGATAACATTTTGTGCAGCAAGCGGGCGGCCATACTACACCCTGCGCGCCATGTTTGCCGAGCTTGAAGGTCATATGGCCTTTCTCGCCGACAATGGGGCTGCAATATATGACCGTAAAACACCTGTTTTTCAAAATCTCATTGACCGAGAAACCTATCGTAGACTCCTTCAATTTACCAAGCAGGATGGGCGCGGTTGCCCTTGTGTTTGCGGTATTAACGCGTGCTATATCCCCCGTACATATCAACACTTTGATGATTACTTTCGGAGTTTTTACTCGGTCATCGATTACCGCGATAACCTAGACGAACTCGATGAAGCCGTTGATAAATACACGGTTTTCTTCCCCGAGTTTGATAGCGAAGAAATCTATGCAAGCTGCTATGGACCTGCCTTCAATCATGAATTTAGCGTCACAAATGCGGGCAAACAATGGATTGATATTATGAATCAAGGCGTGAATAAAGGCTCGGCTCTTACCATGTTAAGCGCACGCTTAGGCATCTCCCTTGATGACTGCATTGCAGCAGGCGACACCTACAACGATATTCAAATGCTTGAGCTTGCAGGTCATGCCTATGTAGTTTCAAACGCAGAGCCTCACATGGACGCGCATGGTACACATCGCATTCCAAGTAATAATGATTATGGTGTTGCAGAAGTGCTCGATGCTATACTTCAGGCGCAGACTAACCGTTAA
- a CDS encoding argininosuccinate synthase — MSASAQKEKVVLAYSGGLDTSVCVKWLQEEKNLDVIAVLGNVGQEHDGLEQIKEKALSLGVVACEVIDMQDEFCSSYITCALAANAMYENKYPLLSALSRPLISAHLVAVAHKYHAQYVAHGCTGKGNDQVRFETSILTLDPSLKVIAPVREWNLGMRPDEIAYALAHGVPVGASIEKPYSIDDNLWGRAIEAGVLEDPWAEPPSDIWTMTTNPVDAPDTPCVVEVGFEAGVPVSLNGMSMPMVQLITELNELAGSHGYGRIDMIENRYVGLKSRECYEVPAGLALIQAHKALEDLCLERSVLHKKLEIEQSWADLVYNGQWFSPLKQAYDAFLAYTQTTVTGVVKLKFYKGSCVVIGRKSAYSLYDFNLATYDNDDAFDQSDAKGFINIQALSLKTWARKMVEQAEPSVSELSEKTASELDVQTPEVKAVTPQVYASYQHEHYADSLHAAAR, encoded by the coding sequence ATGAGCGCATCTGCACAAAAAGAAAAAGTAGTTTTGGCCTATTCAGGTGGTCTTGATACGTCAGTCTGCGTTAAATGGCTGCAAGAAGAAAAGAATTTAGATGTTATTGCTGTATTAGGAAACGTTGGGCAAGAGCATGACGGTCTTGAGCAAATCAAAGAAAAGGCCTTGTCGCTGGGTGTAGTGGCCTGTGAAGTTATTGATATGCAGGACGAGTTTTGTAGCTCATATATTACGTGCGCACTTGCGGCAAATGCCATGTATGAAAACAAGTATCCACTGCTTTCTGCCTTGTCGCGTCCGCTTATCTCAGCTCATCTGGTTGCGGTGGCGCATAAATATCATGCACAGTATGTTGCGCATGGTTGTACCGGCAAAGGCAATGACCAGGTGAGATTTGAGACCTCAATTTTGACGCTTGACCCTTCGCTTAAGGTTATTGCACCGGTTCGTGAGTGGAACCTTGGCATGAGACCCGATGAGATTGCCTATGCGCTTGCACACGGGGTACCCGTTGGTGCAAGTATTGAAAAGCCATATTCCATTGATGATAATCTGTGGGGTCGTGCCATTGAGGCGGGCGTGCTTGAAGACCCTTGGGCTGAGCCGCCCTCAGATATTTGGACGATGACCACCAATCCTGTTGATGCGCCTGACACTCCTTGCGTTGTTGAAGTTGGTTTTGAGGCAGGTGTGCCTGTGAGCTTAAACGGTATGAGTATGCCTATGGTGCAACTTATTACTGAGCTTAACGAGCTTGCGGGGTCTCATGGCTATGGTCGTATTGACATGATTGAGAATCGCTATGTAGGGCTTAAGTCGCGTGAGTGCTATGAGGTGCCGGCAGGTCTTGCGCTTATTCAGGCGCATAAGGCACTTGAAGATTTGTGTCTTGAGCGCTCGGTCTTGCATAAGAAGCTTGAGATTGAGCAGTCTTGGGCAGATTTGGTATATAACGGTCAGTGGTTTAGTCCCTTAAAGCAGGCCTATGATGCATTTCTTGCATATACCCAAACAACGGTTACCGGTGTTGTTAAGCTCAAATTTTATAAGGGTTCATGCGTGGTGATTGGCCGGAAGAGCGCTTATTCACTCTATGATTTTAATTTGGCAACCTATGATAACGATGATGCGTTTGACCAGAGTGATGCAAAGGGCTTTATCAATATTCAGGCGCTTTCACTCAAGACCTGGGCACGTAAAATGGTCGAGCAGGCTGAACCCTCTGTAAGTGAGCTATCTGAAAAAACTGCCTCTGAGCTTGATGTTCAGACGCCAGAAGTAAAAGCGGTGACACCGCAGGTGTATGCAAGCTATCAACATGAGCACTATGCAGATAGCCTACACGCTGCCGCGCGGTAG
- a CDS encoding transketolase family protein, which yields MPKTRANRQVICDVLLEHAATDSDLVVLCSDSRGSASLTPFFERFPQQALEVGIAEQDVVGIAAGLAASGKRSVVASPACFVTTRSYEQVKVDVAYSDVNVKIIGISGGVSYGALGMSHHSTQDIAALSALPNMRVYLPSDQHQTERLMRALLADSAPAYVRVGRNPVEDVYTARVCPFEMNRANCLRRGSDVALIATGEMVRHALDAADMLAAQGVSATVVDMYCVKPLDEEVLLEAARHARVVLSVEEHSVFGGLGARVAQVLSERYPRPLRCLALPDTPVITGTSLEVFAYYGLDKDGIAASSLDMLARYS from the coding sequence ATGCCTAAGACACGTGCCAACAGACAGGTAATTTGCGATGTTCTTTTAGAACATGCTGCAACAGATTCTGATTTAGTGGTGTTGTGCTCTGATTCGCGGGGCTCGGCGTCGTTAACGCCTTTTTTTGAGCGTTTTCCACAACAGGCGCTTGAGGTAGGTATCGCTGAGCAAGATGTGGTGGGTATTGCGGCAGGCTTGGCGGCCTCAGGAAAACGCTCAGTTGTGGCAAGTCCGGCATGTTTTGTAACAACACGCTCATATGAGCAGGTAAAAGTCGATGTAGCTTATTCAGATGTCAATGTAAAAATCATTGGAATTTCAGGTGGCGTAAGCTACGGTGCTCTGGGAATGAGCCACCACTCAACGCAAGATATTGCTGCTCTGAGTGCGCTTCCTAATATGCGGGTGTATCTGCCCTCAGATCAGCATCAAACAGAGCGGCTTATGCGTGCTTTGTTGGCTGATAGTGCACCGGCTTATGTGCGTGTAGGCAGAAATCCGGTAGAAGATGTGTATACCGCCAGGGTTTGTCCGTTTGAGATGAACCGCGCAAACTGCTTACGACGTGGTAGCGATGTTGCACTTATTGCTACCGGTGAGATGGTGCGCCACGCACTTGACGCTGCAGATATGCTTGCGGCGCAAGGTGTTTCTGCAACGGTCGTAGATATGTATTGCGTTAAGCCGCTTGACGAGGAAGTGCTCCTTGAGGCGGCACGCCATGCTCGTGTTGTGCTGAGTGTTGAGGAGCACAGTGTGTTTGGAGGGCTTGGCGCGCGTGTAGCACAGGTCTTGAGTGAGCGCTATCCGCGCCCACTGCGTTGTTTAGCGCTGCCAGACACCCCTGTTATCACGGGAACATCGCTTGAGGTGTTTGCCTATTACGGTTTAGACAAAGACGGCATTGCGGCCTCATCACTCGATATGCTTGCGCGTTACTCCTAA
- a CDS encoding L-fucose/L-arabinose isomerase family protein: MDRVKLGFVPTRRSIFSAPDAIKYRGLTLHRLRELGVDVVDIDDINEEGLLFDDTHIQPILEKFRAAAVDGIMLAHCNFGTEYLCARLARELGKPVLLWGPRDERPEPDGRRLRDSQCGLFATGKVLRRFQVPFTYMTNCRVTDKEFERGVWDFLAVCNVVRTFKHTRILQMSTRPFDFWSTMCNEGELLERFNIQLSPIPMTELIQAVHAAEKDTQALGAMLAHVRASFEIAMPEDKVPAVAALALAMQRLIKQYGCNAGAIQCWNALQAELGIMPCAANAILNEMGIPIVCETDIHGAITALLVEAADLGRHRSMFADWTVRHPDNENGELLQHCGPWPCSVACGKPKLGYPLAFDHPGALTAEAKQGELTLARFDGDNNEYSLLLGRARGIDGPAGMGTYLWVEVDNLKRLEAKIVEGPYIHHCVAIHADVVPVLYEACKYIGIKPDLYDPIEEDIKAYLRGE, translated from the coding sequence ATGGATAGAGTTAAACTCGGGTTTGTTCCAACACGACGCAGTATTTTTAGTGCACCTGATGCCATTAAGTATCGTGGCCTTACCCTACATCGCTTGCGTGAGCTTGGTGTTGACGTGGTGGACATTGATGATATTAATGAAGAGGGTCTACTCTTTGACGATACGCATATTCAGCCAATTCTTGAAAAGTTTCGCGCTGCTGCCGTAGATGGCATTATGTTGGCGCACTGTAATTTTGGAACTGAATATCTTTGTGCTCGCTTGGCTCGTGAGCTGGGAAAACCGGTTCTACTGTGGGGACCGCGCGATGAGCGACCCGAGCCAGATGGCCGCCGTTTGCGTGATTCTCAGTGTGGACTTTTTGCTACCGGCAAGGTGCTTCGCCGCTTTCAGGTGCCGTTTACGTATATGACCAACTGCCGCGTAACTGATAAAGAATTTGAGCGCGGTGTATGGGATTTTCTTGCGGTATGTAATGTTGTGCGCACCTTCAAGCACACACGCATCTTGCAGATGTCTACGCGCCCCTTTGATTTTTGGTCAACGATGTGCAATGAGGGTGAGCTCCTTGAGCGGTTTAATATTCAGCTTTCACCTATTCCTATGACCGAGCTTATTCAGGCGGTGCATGCTGCAGAGAAAGATACACAAGCACTTGGCGCTATGCTTGCGCATGTACGCGCGAGCTTTGAAATTGCGATGCCTGAGGATAAGGTTCCCGCAGTTGCTGCTTTAGCACTTGCTATGCAGCGACTCATCAAACAATACGGTTGCAATGCGGGTGCCATTCAATGCTGGAATGCACTGCAAGCTGAGTTGGGGATTATGCCTTGTGCTGCCAATGCAATCCTTAATGAAATGGGGATTCCCATTGTCTGCGAAACCGATATTCATGGTGCTATAACAGCTCTTTTGGTAGAAGCTGCCGATTTGGGTCGTCATCGTTCTATGTTTGCCGACTGGACAGTGAGACATCCCGATAATGAGAACGGGGAGCTACTTCAGCACTGCGGTCCTTGGCCTTGTTCGGTAGCCTGCGGCAAGCCAAAACTGGGTTATCCGCTGGCCTTTGACCATCCGGGTGCTCTAACTGCTGAGGCTAAGCAAGGTGAGTTGACTCTTGCCCGCTTTGATGGCGATAACAACGAGTATTCGCTGCTCTTAGGCCGTGCGCGTGGTATTGATGGTCCTGCTGGCATGGGCACCTATCTTTGGGTCGAAGTGGATAATCTCAAACGTTTAGAAGCAAAAATTGTTGAGGGACCCTATATCCATCATTGTGTGGCGATTCATGCCGATGTGGTGCCTGTGTTGTATGAGGCATGTAAGTATATAGGGATTAAACCTGATTTATATGACCCCATTGAAGAGGACATCAAGGCATATCTTAGAGGAGAATAG
- the argH gene encoding argininosuccinate lyase has protein sequence MALWGGRFEAGVAETTQAFGASLPVDRHLYHEDIQGSKAHATMLAQQGIISHDDADAIVAGLTSIEHDIDAGAFTFDINDEDIHMAVERELIARIGEAGKRVHTGRSRNDQVVTDTRLAAKRLAASLMQATHTLRTTLHTLAQQEKDTVLPGYTHLQHAQPVLLAHHLLAYAWMFKRDFTRFYEAYQAANMSSLGAAALAGTSYPLNRRMTAYELGFADVIPNSLDAVSDRDFLLDLQYAASVCAMHLSRLCEELVIWSTSEFGFVTFSDEFSTGSSIMPQKKNPDFAELIRGKTGRVYGNLMQLLVTMKGLPLAYNKDLQEDKAGMFDSAHTVQASLELMSDMLLTCTFHADAMWAACQSGYLAATDIADYLVKRGMPFREAHAVVGQLVLVCEQRGCDFAGLALEDFRRASECFEADIVGELDIARIVAARNTEGGTAPEAVAQQMKLVRATLVEEEAILGGLS, from the coding sequence ATGGCGCTTTGGGGTGGCAGATTTGAGGCGGGTGTTGCTGAAACAACACAGGCCTTTGGTGCTTCGCTGCCGGTTGACAGACATCTATATCATGAAGATATTCAGGGCTCAAAGGCACATGCAACCATGCTGGCACAACAAGGCATTATTTCTCATGATGATGCCGATGCAATTGTTGCAGGGCTTACCTCAATAGAGCATGATATTGATGCAGGTGCATTTACCTTTGATATAAACGACGAAGATATTCATATGGCAGTTGAGCGCGAGCTGATTGCACGTATTGGAGAGGCTGGCAAACGCGTACACACCGGACGCTCACGCAACGATCAGGTAGTGACTGACACGCGCTTGGCGGCTAAGCGTCTGGCTGCGTCTCTCATGCAGGCAACACATACACTGCGTACAACCTTGCATACCTTAGCTCAGCAAGAGAAAGATACGGTGCTCCCTGGTTATACGCATTTGCAGCATGCTCAGCCGGTGTTGTTAGCTCATCATCTTTTAGCCTATGCTTGGATGTTCAAGCGTGATTTTACGCGGTTTTATGAGGCATATCAGGCAGCAAATATGTCATCTTTGGGAGCAGCAGCGCTTGCGGGCACAAGCTATCCGCTTAATCGGCGTATGACAGCATATGAGCTTGGTTTTGCAGATGTAATTCCCAACTCACTTGATGCGGTATCCGATCGCGATTTTTTGCTTGATTTGCAGTATGCGGCCTCAGTATGCGCTATGCATCTTTCGCGCTTGTGCGAGGAGCTTGTGATATGGAGCACATCAGAATTTGGGTTTGTGACCTTCTCTGATGAGTTTTCAACTGGGTCAAGCATTATGCCGCAAAAGAAAAACCCTGATTTTGCCGAGTTAATCCGTGGTAAAACAGGGCGGGTATATGGCAATCTTATGCAGCTGCTGGTGACCATGAAAGGCTTACCGCTTGCCTATAATAAAGATTTACAAGAAGACAAAGCGGGCATGTTCGACTCAGCTCATACGGTGCAAGCATCTCTTGAACTTATGAGTGACATGCTTTTGACCTGTACTTTTCATGCTGATGCTATGTGGGCAGCGTGCCAGAGCGGTTATTTAGCAGCAACCGATATTGCCGATTATCTTGTTAAGCGCGGTATGCCGTTTCGTGAGGCACATGCCGTGGTAGGTCAATTGGTGCTTGTCTGCGAGCAGCGCGGCTGTGATTTTGCAGGCTTAGCGCTTGAAGATTTTAGACGTGCAAGTGAGTGTTTTGAGGCCGATATTGTGGGCGAGCTTGATATAGCGCGCATAGTAGCTGCCCGCAACACTGAGGGAGGAACAGCTCCTGAGGCAGTAGCACAGCAAATGAAACTTGTGCGTGCTACACTTGTCGAAGAAGAGGCAATCCTTGGAGGTTTGTCATAG